Genomic DNA from Manihot esculenta cultivar AM560-2 chromosome 15, M.esculenta_v8, whole genome shotgun sequence:
CCCAAACACAATCTCATTTGTCTCACAGCTCTTTTCATAGTATGTGTTTGGTTTAGATGTACAATGCCTCTGATGATGCTGATGCTGTTACAGGTGATGGTGCTGCATCTGCATTTGCTGCTGCTGTTTCTGTTGGTCATGAATGGATAGGTTTTAGTTGGGGTAGGAGTTCTGGTTCCTATTGATGATGGCTCATCTTCATCTGGAATCACAAAACTTCCTTTCATTGGCCATGCATTTGAATGTTGGAGATGTTGCTGGTACTGGTATTGCTGTTGAACACAAGCCTCCCAATGGAACCAAAAACACCCCCGTCAGGTTTCTCACCTTCACATTCATTTGTAACTGAAAGCGGGCTGACTGATTTTGGAGGACCTTGGTATGGTGCATTTAGTGCAACTTTCTTTATATAAGCTGTTGAAtcctataaaagaaaaagaaaaggcatTTGAAACACTCTCAACATCCAAAGCATGCAACACATCATGCAGAcctcttttataaaaataagtttacGAACAGATGCTTCTTCGATTGCCAAAGACATGGGAGAAAATAACTCATTCTAAGctgaataatttcaaaattaataaactaaaaaaacaaaaagaaaagaaaaatctgaTCTGCTCATTTTAGACAAGATAGGAGCATTGCCTTTAATTATCTAAAGAGAGATTTACTTACATAATTGGAGGAAAATAGTGCTTGAACCCTGCGCTGCAACAATGCTACCATGTAACCAAAGAATGCTGCAGCAGCTAGCACTGCTACCCCTAAAATGACAAACACAAAACATAGATTTCCATGATCATAGGGAAACAAACATACATATGGATGCAAGTTGGAATATTTAGCTATACCTAAGTGGAAACTATCATCATATTGATAGCTACAATCTTCATCATGGAGTTGAATCTCTCGAATTGCCTGGTTTCCTCGATCTATAACAAAAAGAGAGCAGCTACTTCCAATATAAACCACATCaaaatcatttgaaaactttgcATCTTCACttggaccatcaacatgatcatCTCCATCAACCCATTTTCCACCTGCAATAGTTGTAATCCCTGCATAAAGATAGTTATATTTGTAACCGCTGTTAGGAATAGCCAGTGAAATTTCCAAAACCAAAAAGTCTATGAAATCAGAAGGTTTAGGATATAATGGAGGAAACATTTGCTGTTTCTCATAGACTCAAGTCCATGAACTTACCTCCATCACTTATCTTTCTGATAGCCATGTTCATTGTGTCTGCTATATATATGTTTCCTTGGTCATAGACTGTAAGGCCTTTCGGGTGGTTCATTCTTGCTTCTCTTAGCCTCCTATCTACATGTCCAGTGTACCCTTCAGATGATCCAGCAATCAGCTTGGGCCTTCTATCTGCATTTCCTCACTCCACCTCAGTAAATAATTAAAGACTGATAGGCTCTACATCTACCACAAATTTATTGCACTTTTCCAGGAAAAACCAGTAGATAATAGCAAAAGAACAAAGAGGAAGAATCTGCACCATTGAAAAACTTATCAGTTATCTTGTGAATAGTTACAGATTCTTTTTGAATGTTTAACAAGAGTAACTACCCTTGAAAAGCAACTATTGAAATTTGGTTCTCATTATTGAAATGGATTACGGCTTCAAGCTTCTTGAAGAAACTTGAATAACAGACTAATTTTTAAGTACACAACATAAAAAGATTAAAGATTGTGAAGAGATAAAGAGATATAACACGAGTGATTAGCAAGGTTGCTCTAATACACGAGTGATTAGAGACTTGTAGTTAACAAAAGCATATCATACACATTTGTAATCTTCCTTTTATTTCTCTCTCCTTTTGATGATAATTTGGAAACTGCCGACTGATTTAAAAAGACAGTGAATCAAAGAAAGAAATCCCAACTATGAAGCTACCTTGAGTTTGTACTGTATACATTTTCACCAAAATACAATTCAAGAACATTTCTAAAAGCAACTATGCAAAAATCAACTTACATCTAGATAATGGTGTTGGGATCTTGTAAATATTACTGTTCTCTGAATCCAAAACCAGAAGCTCTCCACTTGGAGATAACTCAACTGAGTATGGTTCAGTTCCAAGCTTACTTCCATCAAACACCGTCTCCACCGTGTATCCATCTTCAAATTTCATCATCGAACTGCTAGAGACAGCTGAAATATCGATACCCATAGAGTCCATCACATATAAAGAACCtccaaaaaagagaaaataacaaaATGAGGTCTTACAGGACGCGAGACCTGTATCTGTTTTAGTGTTGGATTTGAGAGACCAGAGGCACTTAACAAGTGCAGAGACGATATTGGATACAACCCCATTTACGATTTCTGCATGTATAGTAAAATGCAAAAAAGAGTTGAATTAAAAGATGTGTATAGAAACAGAGAAGTAAGCAAAAAATGCCAAGAACAAGAAGGGAAAAACGTAAGGAACAGAGTAAAATGTGAGCTTATACTTACTGGCAGGATGTGCGGCTGAAACTGAGGAAGGCAAAAACAATCCAATGTGAGCTTACACTATGGAGAAGCAAAAAGATGAAGGCAAAAACAATCCAATTCTTAAGCATTTTTGGGTTgtttccccccccccccccccccccccccccccctttctTTTTCCTCCTTAGCTGAGGAAGccgaaggagaaggagaaaatgCTCGGATGTGAAGAGTTAAGTTTCTCAGTCATTACTAATTACTCACTTGATGAGGCCCCACTGTTCTAGTTCGGGACTTTTCCTTCGTTTGCTTTTACATCGTAACTAGGCAAATTGCCCGcaacattaaatattaaaatattttatattattattattataaaattattttataaaataatataaattttttttatttatattttttatataaattcattctacttattaaaaaaaaataaattttcttttatatttaaattttaaattttaaattattgatcgataataatatatcataatatattattttatctcttaaaatttcaaataatatagaaagatattaattaaatatataatttattactataaaattttaaaataattgtagagaaaaattagaaattaatttttaattttaaaataaaaaattttaaatattaattaagtataaaatcatatataaagaaatttcattatataaaagaaattaaaaattttaatacttattattatataataaattatatacttattataataatttagatttaataatttaattatttaaaatttataacacttgatttaaagtattaaaaaatattattttattttttattatactttaattatttgtatttattttttataaattatttaaataaaataatattttatgcaattaattctattgattctttaattattttatactttatCACTTATAATtctctataaataaataaaaatatataacatttgttaattagatattatatataattttaaaaaatatcaaataaataaactacTGTTAGATAATAAAAACTTTTTACataatatatatctatataactTTATAAcagtgttttattttattatctaaatacctttttatattatagttttttttttttgaaatggagttatttaatttttataaacatatttttaatattttaattattattaaataaaaatacaataaattttttaataataaaatacgataaaaattttattatgatattatattaaaaaatagtagaaaattaaaaaattaataacaataaatatatgtatttattatattaaaaaatagaaaactaaAAAGTCATATATTAATAgtgatgataaaaataataaattttatttaatatatatatatattaattattattttatataaaaataaaattaaaatataaaaagttataaatttagatatatttaatagaaaaacaaagaaataacataactattgaatattaaatattattaaattgataattgaataaataagtaaattatatataaaaaaaagtttacaCTTGTGgtatataacaaaataaaataatattacatttaaatataaataatatttttaaagaaaaaagaaaaatattaattttaagtaacaattttattaaataattaggggtgtaaatgaattaaattattcgtGAACTATTTAAGATTCGACTcgataaaaattcaattgaactAGGCTAAATTTCTAAACGAGTCAAATTCACATGTAGTTTTTAGACTAATTTAGTAAATGAGacaaacttaaattttatagtGTTGGACTCTTTAATAACAGTGacaataaatataatagaaattCTATTTCTTAGAGTAGAGAATGGTAGAAAATTAAAAGGTAATACTATTAATAAtagtgattaaaaaataataaattatatttattatatatatattaattattattttatataaaaataaattgcaccACATGTGATAAATacgtaaaattaattatattatttatcaatctctcatatataaatttaatagtgaCACTTATCAAACTCTTATTAATGTATTTTAGAGTTcaattatatctatatatataaatttattatttagtaataataaaaaaataattaaaaaaatatattacaaattatttaaatggTATTATCAAGGAAAACAATCAACTCAGCTCTATCATATACAGAACTCAGAAAATTGCATAACATTTCTTTTGCTTTTGAAGCTGTACTGTATAACTTATAATTAGACAAAGTAGACCATCCCCACCTCTAGAGTTGATGCATGAGGTATGCTCAAAGCATAAGTTGGTCCTCTTGAATTTTTTCTCAAGAAATCATACCCATAATTAATCACTACTTTCTTCATCCAACTTGATCCTCTCTTTGCCCTCACGTACGAATGCCCCAGTATAAATGCCATTCCTGCTTCTCTTGCTTCCATTAATTCCTGCAACTCCTCTTTCACTTCCCTGTCAATGTGTGGACTTTCAGGCACAATGAACCTCACTCTCTTTCTTGCCCTTTTGGGAGACTGCATCTCCCTCATCTTTGAAGTTCCTACCATATCAGAAGAATATGCATCATCTTCACACAGTTTAATCCCTTCGAAATTCGAAGATGAAGTCCCAACAACTGTCATTTTTTCTTCGTCTCTCAAATCTTCTATTCCCATATTACATTCAGGCTTTTCTGACCTGATAAATTCAGCAATACTGCAGACAAGATCTTTCTCAAATTCCACATCATCCTTGTGAATGTCACGGTAACCATAACGTGCAATGCATCTATACAGACGGTACTCTTTTGGACCAACTCTTcccactaagaacctttcctcAGGTCTGACATGTGGCACTGCCACAGATTTGATGCAGAGGAAGACCACAACCTGGTGGAAAGCAGGAAGATTGGTGACAAAGTGAGAGAATATAGCTGGAATCCCAGAGACAAGCTCGGTATGAATGAGGCCAATCCCTCGAACCCTGACGATTCCAAGACTGGGACCTAGACTGAGGAGCCAGTTGATGGAGACCTTATTTTGAACATCAGCTTCATATTTCTTGAGTGTTCCATAATGCCAGACATACATAACAACTAGGAAGATAAAAGAAAGAGCAATAGGTACCCAAGCCCCTTCAAGGAACTTGATAAGGGATGCTGAGAAGTAGAGGGCTTCAATAGAGCCAAAGAAGAATATGAAACATATAGCTAGAAATACATTTTTGTGCCAGCATAGGACCATGACCAGAGACATTAGGCAGGTTGTTACCAGCATTACAGTTACAACTGCCAAACCTGCCAGATAATTAGAAAACAATGCTGTTAGCTTGGCCATAATTAGCGATTTCCAttcattacaataaaaaattgacTCAAAATTATCACCGAATTCAACAGATTTATACTAGTCAAGAATAGGTGAAATGATACCTGCTGCATTTCCCATGTGTTTTGTGTTTCTGAAACCAATTGTAACAGCCAAACATAACAGCATTAGTATCCAGTTCACCTCTGGAATGTAAATCTGCCCATGTATTTTCGATGAAGTGTGCACAATTTTGACCTTTGGGAAGCAACCAAGAGCAGAACACTGTTTGATTATTGAAAAAGTGCCAGTAATGATGGCTTGACTTCCCACCACTGCTGCGAGAATGGCAACTGCCAGGACAGGCCATCTTATTTTCTCTGAAATGATGAGAATGCCATTGGCTGCATTATTATACTTTAGGAAGATCAAGGGGAATGCCCTTTCAAAAATGATGACGCTGGTAACTTACCAGGTACAGATACATAGAAGCCGATCTGATAATCAGTTTCATTTATATGATGCTTAGAAAGATAAGCAGCTTGTCCCATATAAGCAAGAATCAAGGAAGGGTAAACCACAAAGGTAAAAGCAATCTGCAGAAGGTGAATTTCTGTTATAGTAGTTGATTGAAATTGTTATGAGTTCTGCAAgcaaattttatcattaattctTTTACTAACATATGAGTTACACAAGTGAAACTCATATAGTTATGAAGATAGTTATGCTTATGCAATTGCTTTAGGAGAAGTTTTGGAATTTTTCTGCTTAAATCTCTTGAAACTAAGATACAAAAGTTATATCAGTTACCTTGATCGACAATTGTGAGAAGTGCCCAAGATCAGCAAACATAGCTTCTGAGccttaaataaacaaaaaaaaaaaatgggcaTTAAAGAAGCATAATATGGGCTAGTAGATAAGTGGTGAGAGGACACAGTTTACATACAGACTTGTACCTGTTATACACAACAATATCCCACCTAAGGACATCCAACCTCCCCTCTGGGTCTTCTTCAAAAATTTGTACATGTAGTATGGGGACAGTGCTTGGTAAACATGGGGATTCCATTGCAAAATATTGTAGACGCCAATAGCACTTATGCATAACAGCCATGTAATCACTACAGGTGCAAAGAGGAATCCTACTCGGTGGGTTCCATAATGTTGGAGAGTGAACAAAAATACAAGTATTGCACAAACAACTGGCAGTTCAACATCTGCAGAATCGTTAACTTTTGCTAAATAAACAACCAGTCGTTTCAAAACATAAAGGAGATAATACTATTGCTGTTTTGacttgtagaaatataatattttgttatattttacaatagagattactaacctatttatacatgagagacggtaactaaactgaaaggaaaatcaagcatatgattatacaatccctgagattaagtaactaacccatctatcaatatttattttctatattaacatatttacttcctgtaTAACTAGTAACACTCCCCCTAAGTTGAATCATAGATATTTATCATACCCaacttgttaaaaaaatattttattcgaGACCCATTTAAAGTTTTGGTGAATAGATCACCCAATTGCTCTCCTGTTTTCACATAATTGGTGtggagattaaattttcttgaatcttTTCACGGATGAAATGACAGTCAACTTCAATATACTTAGTTCATTCATGGCATACTGGATTGGAAGTAATGTGAAGAGCAGTCTGATTATCAGGCCAAAGTTTCGTGGGTGATGCAACATTATACCAACTTCTTTCACTAGATAATTTATCCACAAAATTTCACAAGTCAATTGAGTCATGGCCCTATATTCTGACTCGGTACTGAATCTggataccacattttgcttcttactttttcaAGATACTAGGTTTTCTCCAATAAATACACAATAGCCTGTAGTcgaccttctatcacttttggatCCCGTCTAGTCAGCATCAGAAAAACACTCTAGTGCAGTATGCCCATGATCTCTGTAGAGTATACCAAGTCCAGGAGTCCCTTTTAGATAATATAGAATTTGTTCTAGAGCGGCCCAATGTTACATCGTAGGTGCAGACATGAACTGACTTACAACACTTACTGCAAAAGCAATATCTGGCCGAGTCATTATCATAAGGTAGTTCAGCTTTCCAACCAACCTCCTGTACCTCTCTGGATCATCATAAGAGTCTCCGTCATCTTTTGTAAGACATATATTAGGAATCATTAGTGTGCTACATGGTTTAGCTCCCATCTTTCCAGTTTCTGCAAGTAAGTCAAGAACATACTTCATTTGAGACAGGAAAATTCCCTTATAACTCCTCAAGACTTCGACTCTTAAGAAATATTTAAACTGACCCAAGTCTTTGGTATGAAAACTCGCATGCAAGTAGTTTTTGAGAGAAGAGATTCCAATATTATCATTCcctgtaatgacaatatcatcaacatatacaataaggagaataataccagtatctgaatttctatagaagacTGAATGGTCACACTTGCTTTTTTCCAACCCAAATTTTTAAACAACTTCACTGAACTTTCCAAACCATGCACGGGGACTCTactttaaaccatataaagatttcttcaaatggCAGACTTTCCCATACTCCCCCTGGGCAACAAACCTtggtggttgctccatatacacctcctcttggaggttactgtaacgaccccaaaaaggaccgtcaccggcgctaggattcaggtcggcttaaggccgccagaacccgtagcaagcctgctatactctctgtgtacctgtaacctcatacatgatcatatatttttagtgaaaataaaactcttttctgaaccaaggcttaacctgtgcatgcactatctctgtactctgtactcatgtactctgtactctgtatccctgactagagcttgctctagataggtaactcatacctgttaagcctggttttcacatacaggaaaacatataacatatacaaatcatgtaaaaaaaacatacattactaggtctaggtcaagcaacaactattacatctctttaattttacatgtccactctaagctattacatatctcttctctcttcctgtactctgctcgactgtccctgtacactgtacactgaacctgcaaaactggggttaagggagtgggatgagctctatagcccagtgagtagaacagtaatacATCTCAGTAaactatgatctcatggaatgcatcatatcacagacaagccacatcaagagtaaacctgtcaccacatagtcccagtaactctgtgccagggcgtagaatcgagcacctggtcttcctgtcatatatgtatatgtgtatataacacctgtaaacttaccattgccagggcgtagtcaaaggctcctggactttgctatatacctgccagggcgtagtcaaaggctcctggtctttgctatacgtgccagggcgtagtcaaaggctcctggtcttcctgtctgtgactattggatcattcagcatttactcacatcatcaaataccaatgcaatgcaacatattcgtgaagactaatgcaatcaacctatagcataaacatgatgcatgagatatgctaaaagcagtttgtgattcaattaaaagtcataagtttagttccactcacctctggctctggactgactgactctgcaggttctgaatctctggagcagtactcactgctgctctctctggttcctctggtctgtacctatacagatggactcaaatgagggaccaaactaacgtatcaatacttctattaaactccccaagaactccctgaaactcacttaactagccatgcaagaacatgcaaaagaaaagctggacagaacactttcggcggcaggttcggcggccgaatgtcctttccagagacgaaactcaagcaccttcggcggccgaatctcaagcttcggcggccgaaccctttcgggggcaagtttcgggggccaaaacatactccagagacgaaagtctctaaccttcggcggcaccttcggcggccgaatcccccaaacagagccgaacatgcacaactcacgggggcaagctatggcagcctaagccaccatgcaagaggttcggcggccgaatggactttcggctgccgaacctgagttcctccagaactcagtttcaacgacaaaccatctccttctttccttcaacttctcaaaccatgcaaacttcacctcctcaacatacatatactcaggtatatgatcacaggggtccaagactagctaataaccccaaacaacaaaacaaacataacatatacacatgtatacatgcataaaacatcaaaaacaccattaaaaacctaagcatgcatctccttcctccaatccccctaaaaccttcagaaaacatattcaagaacatcacttacctcctgtagtaagaaactacacactctgaacaagggaaaacggatcacctcctctcacaccctcaaactctctcaaactcactttttgcttcacaaccgttctaaacttggtgaatgagcaaactcctgcatgagctgctctaaACACTTGCAGAAGAGTCAGCAaaaacgtggctaattcatggcaagaatctgaggccaacatctgtcaaaagccatgactcagcttggctggccaactcatcgtcggctgcccactcacgtgcaagaccatgcaacattcgggggccgaacttcccttcggaagccaaacactttcggcggccgaacttactttcggcggccgaacttggctcatctgccttaggtcatttcaactcaaacacTCACTGCCCTTAGCCTAAAACATCTCATCAAACACAACACTTAAGACCATAAAACCcacttcgacatcctggattccactggTAAACAGGAATGCCGACACCGGACTcacgccgggtattacattctcccctccttacgaacattcgtcctcgaatgttcttaaacacataaaaacaaaacacaaggaggaaactaacctcaaaacaaacatggatactgctggagcatagactctcgcgtctcccaggtgcactcttctaaattatggtggttccataacactttcaccatcggaatctctttgttccttaactgtctgatctgcgtgtccagaatccgcactggctgctctaaataggtgagatctgtctgaatctccacctcaggctcattcagaacctgattcggatctgacacaaactgtcgtagcatagaaacatgaaataccgggtgaatcctttccatagaagtaggtaaatccagcttatacgacacatttccgatcctctgcaacacctcaaagggtccaatgtaccgtggagctaacttaccttttttcccaaaacgaaccactcctttcattggagacactttcagcaatacccaattaccctcctgaaactccaactgctttctacgaacgtctgcataacttttctgtctactctgagctgttctgattcgctctctgataatgggcaccattctactggtaaggtctactaactctggccctgcaagagccttctctcctacctcttcccagcaaacaggggatctgcacttcctcccatataaggcttcataaggagccattccaatgctagcatgatgactgttattgtaagcaaactccaccaaaggtagatgctgtctccaagaaccgccaaagtctaacacacataggcgaagcatatcctctatggtctggatggtcctttctgactgtccatcagtctgtgggtggaaagcagtactaaaatccaatctcgtgcccatcgcactttgcagactccgccaaaagcgagaagtaaactgaggtcctctgtctgaaactatagacactggaactccatgtaacctcactatctcatccagatagacctgtgctagcttatccacagaatagttactccgtactggaagaaaatgagcagatttcatgagtctgtccacaatcacccatatcgagtctatcctgttggacgctactggtaaacccactacaaaatccatggctatgttctcccatttccactctggaatcggtaatgggttaagcattcctgctggtttctgatgctctaatttcaccctctgacaaatctcacaggctgtcacaaactgcgccacttcttttttcatggctggccaccaataaatctgttttagatcctgatacatcttggtagctcctgggtgaatactatacttcgcattatgagcttccctcataatgtctttctTCACACTAcctctatctggtacacaaagtcgatttccatagcgaaggatccctttgctgtcaaatctaaactctgcactattgcctgactgaacagtcctggcaattttcatcaactcagggtcctcatgctgtctctgagctatctgctccagaaacacaggtgtcactctcatctgtgctatcaatgcacctgtaccagacaactctaactgtaacccctcggcaaagagcttataaagctctatcacaactggtctccgctctgctgctatatgggataaactgcctagtgacttccggcttagggcgtctgcgacaacattcgccttacccgggtgatactggatcttacaatcataatcactgagcaattcgacccatcttctctgccgcaaattcagttctctctgacttaagatgtactgtaaactcttgtgatcagtgaaaatctcgcatttaaccccgtagaggtaatgccgccacatcttaagtgcaaagataactgctgccatctcgaggtcatgggtagggtaattcaactcgtgcttcttcaactgtctagaagcataagcgattactctatcactctgcatcaatacacaacccaatcccactcgagatgcatcgcagaacactgtgaaatcctcatgactgacaggcagagctaacactggtgctgttgttaatcttctcttgagctcttcaaagctctcgtCACACTGGTCTgcccagataaacttctggttcttctgagtcaatttggtcataggagctgctatccttgagaagttctgcacgaacctcctgtagtaacctgccagtcccagaaagcttttaatctcagtcactgtagtgggtctgggccagttagctacagcctctatcttcttgggatctacctcaataccctctgctgatactacatgtcccaagaaggaaatactcctcaaccaaaactcacacttcgagaacttagcatataaaccatgctctctcagtgtctgcaaaactatccgcagatgctgggcatgctcctctgcatctctggaatacactaagatatcatcgataaatacaatgacaaagtgatccagaaactcactgaataccctgttcatgagatccataaatgctgcaggggcgttagtcaacccgaacggcatcactaaaaactcataatgcccatatctggtccgaaaagctgtcttaggcacatctgcctctctgactctcaactgatgatacccagatctcagatctattttcgagaaacaacctgctccagctagctggtcaaatagatcatcaatccgaggtaagggatacctattcttgatagtgaccttgttcaactgtctgtagtcgatacaaagtctaagggatccatccttctttctgacaaagagcactggcgcaccccaaggtgaggtactagggcggatgaaacccttatctaccaagtcctgcaactgtgctttTAACTcggttaactcagctggcgccatcctgtagggaggaa
This window encodes:
- the LOC110607840 gene encoding potassium transporter 8 isoform X1; this encodes MDLEGVIHDNPIKRDSWKTLLTLAYQSLGVVYGDLSTSPLYVYKSTFAEDIQHSETNEEIYGVLSFVFWTLTLIPLVKYVFIVLRADDNGEGGTFALYSLLCRHARVSSIPNCQVADEELSEYKKDGSMSNYKSGNGSSLKSTLEKCRVLQRMLLVLSLIGTCMVIGDGVLTPAISVFSAVSGLELSMSKEQHQYVELPVVCAILVFLFTLQHYGTHRVGFLFAPVVITWLLCISAIGVYNILQWNPHVYQALSPYYMYKFLKKTQRGGWMSLGGILLCITGSEAMFADLGHFSQLSIKIAFTFVVYPSLILAYMGQAAYLSKHHINETDYQIGFYVSVPEKIRWPVLAVAILAAVVGSQAIITGTFSIIKQCSALGCFPKVKIVHTSSKIHGQIYIPEVNWILMLLCLAVTIGFRNTKHMGNAAGLAVVTVMLVTTCLMSLVMVLCWHKNVFLAICFIFFFGSIEALYFSASLIKFLEGAWVPIALSFIFLVVMYVWHYGTLKKYEADVQNKVSINWLLSLGPSLGIVRVRGIGLIHTELVSGIPAIFSHFVTNLPAFHQVVVFLCIKSVAVPHVRPEERFLVGRVGPKEYRLYRCIARYGYRDIHKDDVEFEKDLVCSIAEFIRSEKPECNMGIEDLRDEEKMTVVGTSSSNFEGIKLCEDDAYSSDMVGTSKMREMQSPKRARKRVRFIVPESPHIDREVKEELQELMEAREAGMAFILGHSYVRAKRGSSWMKKVVINYGYDFLRKNSRGPTYALSIPHASTLEVGMVYFV
- the LOC110607840 gene encoding potassium transporter 8 isoform X3; its protein translation is MDLEGVIHDNPIKRDSWKTLLTLAYQSLGVVYGDLSTSPLYVYKSTFAEDIQHSETNEEIYGVLSFVFWTLTLIPLVKYVFIVLRADDNGEGGTFALYSLLCRHARVSSIPNCQVADEELSEYKKDGSMSNYKSGNGSSLKSTLEKCRVLQRMLLVLSLIGTCMVIGDGVLTPAISVFSAVSGLELSMSKEQHQCSEAMFADLGHFSQLSIKIAFTFVVYPSLILAYMGQAAYLSKHHINETDYQIGFYVSVPEKIRWPVLAVAILAAVVGSQAIITGTFSIIKQCSALGCFPKVKIVHTSSKIHGQIYIPEVNWILMLLCLAVTIGFRNTKHMGNAAGLAVVTVMLVTTCLMSLVMVLCWHKNVFLAICFIFFFGSIEALYFSASLIKFLEGAWVPIALSFIFLVVMYVWHYGTLKKYEADVQNKVSINWLLSLGPSLGIVRVRGIGLIHTELVSGIPAIFSHFVTNLPAFHQVVVFLCIKSVAVPHVRPEERFLVGRVGPKEYRLYRCIARYGYRDIHKDDVEFEKDLVCSIAEFIRSEKPECNMGIEDLRDEEKMTVVGTSSSNFEGIKLCEDDAYSSDMVGTSKMREMQSPKRARKRVRFIVPESPHIDREVKEELQELMEAREAGMAFILGHSYVRAKRGSSWMKKVVINYGYDFLRKNSRGPTYALSIPHASTLEVGMVYFV
- the LOC110607840 gene encoding potassium transporter 8 isoform X2 produces the protein MDLEGVIHDNPIKRDSWKTLLTLAYQSLGVVYGDLSTSPLYVYKSTFAEDIQHSETNEEIYGVLSFVFWTLTLIPLVKYVFIVLRADDNGEGGTFALYSLLCRHARVSSIPNCQVADEELSEYKKDGSMSNYKSGNGSSLKSTLEKCRVLQRMLLVLSLIGTCMVIGDGVLTPAISVFSAVSGLELSMSKEQHQFVCAILVFLFTLQHYGTHRVGFLFAPVVITWLLCISAIGVYNILQWNPHVYQALSPYYMYKFLKKTQRGGWMSLGGILLCITGSEAMFADLGHFSQLSIKIAFTFVVYPSLILAYMGQAAYLSKHHINETDYQIGFYVSVPEKIRWPVLAVAILAAVVGSQAIITGTFSIIKQCSALGCFPKVKIVHTSSKIHGQIYIPEVNWILMLLCLAVTIGFRNTKHMGNAAGLAVVTVMLVTTCLMSLVMVLCWHKNVFLAICFIFFFGSIEALYFSASLIKFLEGAWVPIALSFIFLVVMYVWHYGTLKKYEADVQNKVSINWLLSLGPSLGIVRVRGIGLIHTELVSGIPAIFSHFVTNLPAFHQVVVFLCIKSVAVPHVRPEERFLVGRVGPKEYRLYRCIARYGYRDIHKDDVEFEKDLVCSIAEFIRSEKPECNMGIEDLRDEEKMTVVGTSSSNFEGIKLCEDDAYSSDMVGTSKMREMQSPKRARKRVRFIVPESPHIDREVKEELQELMEAREAGMAFILGHSYVRAKRGSSWMKKVVINYGYDFLRKNSRGPTYALSIPHASTLEVGMVYFV